The following proteins are encoded in a genomic region of Phaeodactylum tricornutum CCAP 1055/1 chromosome 1, whole genome shotgun sequence:
- a CDS encoding predicted protein, translating to MNSKTGNCMANAIANNRARLAMIKTRFPIAVLAMSVALQMTTISAFSVVPAVVALRIPFAISGPAFLGVEKPIHDSGGLSNSVEATLDSSLAEFNANCQFFIAEERRDHYYPYLSNCGK from the exons ATGAACAGTAAGACTGGAAACTGCATGGCAAATGCAATCGCCAACA ATCGCGCTCGATTGGCCATGATCAAAACAAGATTCCCCATCGCCGTCCTCGCTATGAGTGTCGCTCTGCAGATGACGACTATCAGTGCCTTCTCTGTGGTCCCAGCCGTTGTTGCGCTTCGAATTCCTTTCGCCATCTCAGGACCAGCTTTCTTGGGCGTAGAAAAGCCGATTCATGACTCTGGAGGTTTATCCAACTCTGTAGAAGCGACGCTTGATAGTAGTCTGGCGGAATTCAACGCGAATTGCCAATTTTTTATTGCGGAAGAACGTCGTGATCATTATTACCCTTACCTCTCCAACTGTGGTAAGTGA
- a CDS encoding predicted protein, which translates to MSTVGVPIKLLFEAEGMKITVEMKNGEIYRGLLVGAEDTMNVSLSDVLRTARNGKITKMPNVYLRGSSIRFIALPDLLKSAPIFQKV; encoded by the coding sequence ATGAGTACAGTTGGTGTTCCGATCAAACTGCTTTTTGAAGCAGAGGGAATGAAAATAACCGTTGAGATGAAGAACGGAGAAATATACAGGGGACTTCTGGTTGGGGCGGAAGACACGATGAATGTTTCTTTGTCCGATGTACTACGGACTGCGCGAAATGGAAAGATCACTAAAATGCCAAATGTTTACCTTCGTGGGTCCTCTATAAGATTTATTGCGTTACCGGATCTTTTGAAGTCTGCGCCGATCTTTCAAAAGGTC
- a CDS encoding predicted protein: MLYTAGIRSIVTLSPSRLLVPVAGATQVRCFSDPDGPKQRVVKAKKKKKGTGQQTESARSRELDLVLAALDAPSSKEPPIDDAEKARRYQIGRNYVIGSFERHNEIDHDLTCKIHIKQHALNMLPKGTKLREEALKTDTKSPPLWRNLPVWTPPIPGFDPSQFVDREE, translated from the coding sequence ATGCTATACACCGCGGGAATACGGAGCATTGTGACTTTATCGCCGAGTCGATTGCTAGTTCCTGTAGCAGGTGCGACGCAAGTGCGATGCTTCAGCGATCCCGATGGCCCGAAACAACGCGTTGtaaaagcgaaaaagaagaaaaagggcaCTGGCCAACAAACGGAATCGGCCCGCAGTCGAGAGTTGGACCTTGTGCTTGCAGCCCTTGATGCACCTTCTAGTAAAGAGCCTCCTATAGATGATGCAGAAAAAGCGCGGCGCTACCAGATTGGGCGAAACTATGTGATAGGAAGCTTTGAGCGGCATAACGAGATTGACCACGATTTGACGTGCAAAATTCACATTAAGCAGCACGCCCTCAATATGCTGCCTAAGGGCACCAAGCTTCGAGAGGAAGCATTGAAAACTGATACTAAGAGCCCTCCTCTGTGGCGAAATTTGCCAGTGTGGACCCCGCCGATTCCAGGTTTCGATCCTTCGCAATTTGTGGATCGTGAAGAGTAA
- a CDS encoding predicted protein: LPNFITYTRCLAIPGLVGLFYVPGKHVETGSLFAAAAFTDWLDGFLARKWDISSSFGAFLDPVADKLMVSTSLILLSGRYGSRVAIPTAIILAREISVSALREWMAQRGQRDLVKVGFQGKLKTAVTMATLTLLMLIPFGEEVGILGKEVVLKAAFSFLYFCAGITITSGSVYFRAAIPVLLKANSK, from the coding sequence CTTCCAAATTTTATAACATACACACGGTGTTTAGCTATTCCTGGCTTGGTTGGATTGTTCTACGTACCTGGAAAGCACGTTGAAACTGGATCTCTCTTTGCTGCAGCTGCTTTCACCGATTGGCTGGATGGCTTCCTGGCGAGAAAATGGGACATATCTAGCTCGTTTGGGGCTTTCCTTGATCCCGTTGCGGACAAACTAATGGTTAGTACGTCACTCATCCTGCTTTCTGGCCGGTACGGGAGTCGCGTGGCTATTCCAACCGCCATTATTCTTGCCCGTGAAATCTCGGTTTCTGCTCTACGGGAATGGATGGCGCAACGTGGGCAACGAGACCTAGTCAAGGTGGGCTTCCAAGGAAAGCTTAAAACCGCTGTAACAATGGCAACTTTAacgttgttgatgttgattCCTTTCGGGGAAGAAGTGGGTATTCTCGGGAAAGAGGTCGTCCTGAAGGCAGCTTTTTCGTTTTTATATTTTTGTGCTGGCATCACGATCACCAGTGGGAGTGTTTACTTTCGAGCCGCCATTCCGGTGCTACTCAAAGCAAACAGTAAGTAA
- a CDS encoding predicted protein: protein MATRCAFENSNEIGVFAALTNAYCLTGIGGSENFYSVFEAELAEHIPVIHATIGGNRFVGRTTVGNRRGILVPNTTTDPELQHLRNSLPDAVVVQRIEERLSALGNIIATNDHVALVHPDTDRETEDVIADVLGVEVFRQTVGGQALVGSYSKFTNQGGMVHPRTTVEDIEELSSLLQVPLVAGTVNRGSDVLGGGMVVNDWAAFCGLDTTGTEISVIESIYKLSNRGQQSMQSDIVTNMRSSLIDQLS, encoded by the exons ATGGCCACCCGCTGTGCTTTTGAGAACTCGAACGAGATCGGCGTGTTTGCCGCGCTAACAAATGCATATTGCCTGACAG GGATTGGTGGATCCGAGAACTTTTACTCTGTCTTTGAAGCCGAATTGGCGGAACATATCCCCGTCATTCATGCTACGATTGGTGGCAACCGCTTTGTAGGACGCACAACTGTTGGAAATCGGAGAGGCATTCTGGTGCCAAACACGACCACCGATCCGGAGTTGCAACACTTACGAAATTCTCTTCCGGATGCCGTTGTCGTTCAGCGTATAGAGGAGAGACTTTCAGCTTTGGGGAACATAATCGCAACCAACGACCACGTGGCCTTGGTACACCCGGATACCGATCGTGAAACTGAAGACGTGATTGCGGATGTCTTGGGAGTGGAAGTTTTTCGTCAAACTGTTGGGGGGCAGGCTCTGGTTGGATCCTACTCCAAATTCACGAACCAAGGTGGTATGGTCCATCCAAGAACCACGGTCGAAGATATAGAAGAGTTGTCCTCCCTGTTGCAAGTCCCGTTGGTAGCCGGTACCGTCAACCGCGGTTCCGATGTATTAGGAGGTGGTATGGTGGTGAACGACTGGGCTGCCTTCTGTGGACTTGATACAACCGGTACCGAAATCTCGGTGATCGAGAGTATTTACAAGCTTTCCAATCGTGGTCAACAAAGTATGCAATCCGATATTGTCACGAATATGCGAAGTTCGCTCATCGATCAACTCTCGTAA
- a CDS encoding predicted protein: MHLMYYNDSNGKRVYTLKKETAAGKITESAHPARFSPDDKFSAQRVACKKRFGIYLPALPQKPM; encoded by the exons ATGCATTTGATGTATTACAATGACAGCAACGGAAAAAGGGTGTATACGCTGAAA AAAGAGACTGCTGCTGGAAAGATCACTGAAAGTGCGCACCCGGCGAGATTTTCCCCGGATGACAAATTCAGCGCCCAAAGAGTCGCGTGTAAGAAGAGATTTGGAATATACCTTCCGGCTTTACCCCAGAAACCAATGTGA
- a CDS encoding predicted protein translates to MQAPPFSPSGGPPTAPPIKKQRGSSTPQGDKLSLQANDALSRRRAELSRLQQLQQQGTSATTQALLSRAFNTTGTAPSFKPHGDPPTSVLRSTSAAMTRGAPPIPKAEPNGSGPRRTSDIFPTAPKLVSEAKPLPKGPPPTGATPTARRLDVSFAARGKPPATGRPKSAPPSRPTPPAGPPPNRVSTVPVTRGHIGRPNAVIPNGPPPPPEKKAPPSGAPPPSKPPPTGAPPAIGALPKSSANLSDGFNDGDNTPPIANKKTMQMDAAVNWDQPKKPLTLFPSQANVPAKTEITKSPLAQSPYATKPPVVFGNNAPPLPITETLKHPGSAGRPTTPTSGAMASSNAGQTPFYPKNTQSNAGVTPFAKNESTSASTPFPKREEEVVTLPSTAHKDQFHDIRSMATTPYKSANLTSALVTDANVQESPELRMQKELLSSEKDKKKAFNQVALLEDTIRDLQGGKPLADDLTYVVQIAKTHGEKAALEYARQKVSGKEATIPILSPMLYSPTRKRTGTPHPKRRHEVVESSDAKPFLMEAVDSLAFEYVEEGLATITIRRPYGFAANEQKLWFSKGELNNKMYEKSSDVHMLSSLEVVATIEADKSHLLLYGVAMARHQNAADGSWKSFGDVEKTGATLGEVTFTNAEGHMESYYLDEIYEAAQAAREHYCGSVVATAEALRMKASHKSPSTIAVAKSSDSSDATEKSQGSLKTESKPKMPPEDEPSIVGSFISFFFSTLASLLWYTFVRVPLNIFAAVIYLLIGSIVLSLMYLYIAEEHGVGVRDASIQYTYNSPGIL, encoded by the coding sequence ATGCAAGCTCCCCCTTTTTCTCCAAGTGGTGGCCCACCTACAGCCCCGCCGATAAAAAAACAGCGCGGAAGCAGTACGCCTCAGGGAGATAAATTGTCTCTGCAGGCCAATGATGCACTCTCGCGACGTAGAGCTGAACTGTCTCGACTtcaacaattgcagcaacAAGGTACCTCTGCAACCACTCAGGCTTTGCTTAGTCGCGCTTTTAATACGACTGGAACCGCTCCGTCTTTCAAGCCCCACGGAGATCCTCCTACGAGTGTATTGCGCAGTACCAGTGCTGCTATGACCAGAGGAGCCCCTCCGATTCCCAAGGCCGAGCCCAACGGATCTGGACCTCGCCGGACAAGCGATATTTTCCCGACAGCCCCGAAATTGGTGTCGGAAGCTAAACCTCTACCGAAGGGTCCCCCGCCGACTGGTGCGACTCCTACAGCACGTCGTTTAGATGTTTCGTTTGCAGCTCGCGGGAAACCTCCTGCTACGGGACGGCCCAAGAGTGCACCTCCAAGTCGTCCCACCCCGCCAGCGGGTCCGCCTCCAAATCGAGTGTCTACCGTCCCTGTGACTCGGGGACATATTGGTCGTCCTAACGCCGTCATTCCAAATGGTCCTCCTCCCCCTCCCGAGAAGAAAGCACCCCCTTCTGGCGCGCCGCCACCTTCGAAGCCTCCTCCCACAGGAGCACCCCCAGCAATAGGTGCTCTACCGAAGTCGTCCGCTAACCTATCCGACGGCTTTAACGATGGCGACAACACACCACCAATAGCGAATAAAAAGACCATGCAAATGGATGCTGCGGTGAACTGGGATCAGCCAAAAAAGCCGCTGACTTTGTTTCCGAGTCAGGCCAACGTTCCGGCCAAAACTGAGATAACGAAAAGTCCGCTTGCGCAAAGTCCGTACGCAACGAAACCTCCTGTagtctttggaaacaatgCACCGCCCCTACCTATTACGGAGACGCTGAAACATCCTGGTAGTGCTGGTAGGCCAACAACCCCTACCTCAGGAGCTATGGCGTCGTCTAATGCTGGTCAAACGCCATTCTACCCTAAGAATACGCAATCGAATGCAGGCGTAACTCCGTTTGCTAAAAATGAATCGACATCCGCGTCTACACCTTTTCCGAAAAGAGAGGAAGAGGTAGTAACACTTCCAAGCACAGCACACAAGGATCAGTTTCATGATATACGGAGTATGGCAACCACTCCCTATAAATCTGCAAACTTGACAAGCGCTCTAGTTACTGATGCTAATGTTCAGGAGTCTCCGGAGCTGCGAATGCAAAAGGAATTGTTAAGTTccgaaaaggacaagaaaaaagcTTTCAACCAAGTTGCACTACTTGAGGATACAATTCGTGATCTCCAGGGCGGAAAACCGCTGGCCGATGATTTGACATATGTGGTACAGATTGCAAAAACCCATGGTGAAAAGGCGGCCTTGGAATACGCTCGTCAAAAGGTCAGCGGAAAAGAAGCAACTATACCAATCCTTTCTCCTATGCTTTATTCTCCAACTCGCAAGCGTACTGGGACACCTCACCCAAAGCGTCGTCATGAAGTTGTGGAAAGCTCTGATGCCAAGCCATTTTTAATGGAGGCGGTGGACTCACTCGCCTTCGAGTACGTTGAAGAGGGGCTTGCTACGATTACAATTCGTAGACCATACGGATTCGCCGCGAACGAACAAAAGCTATGGTTTTCGAAAGGCGAGCTCAACAACAAAATGTACGAGAAATCATCAGATGTGCATATGCTGTCATCATTGGAAGTAGTCGCGACTATAGAAGCAGACAAGAGTCATCTGTTACTCTATGGTGTCGCGATGGCCCGGCACCAGAACGCAGCGGACGGAAGCTGGAAGAGTTTTGGCGATGTGGAAAAGACTGGTGCGACGCTGGGTGAAGTAACGTTTACAAACGCAGAAGGTCATATGGAAAGCTACTATCTCGATGAGATATACGAAGCCGCGCAAGCCGCACGAGAGCACTACTGCGGAAGTGTTGTTGCGACTGCTGAGGCCTTGCGAATGAAAGCATCACATAAATCGCCTTCAACGATCGCCGTAGCGAAGTCATCTGATAGCTCTGATGCTACCGAAAAGAGCCAAGGCTCATTGAAAACTGAGTCGAAGCCAAAAATGCCACCGGAAGATGAACCCAGCATTGTTGGATCATTCATCAGCTTCTTTTTTTCCACACTTGCCAGTTTGCTCTGGTACACGTTTGTTCGTGTCCCACTAAATATCTTCGCTGCCGTAATCTATTTGTTGATTGGAAGTATTGTACTGTCGCTGATGTACCTTTACATTGCCGAGGAACATGGCGTGGGGGTGAGGGATGCATCGATTCAGTACACATACAACAGCCCTGGTATTCTATAA
- a CDS encoding predicted protein has protein sequence MVALSSKLALGAGCYWGTEKFIVKDFQKQYPGSIKNAKVGFMSPDPNAMENPSYRQVCSGATGHVEVLWVELKDPSTTFEPLIRFFFQFHDPTTLNSQGNDVGTQYASAIFCEDEPQKRIAEKVKAELQDLLDAGKISNYRSNKVETSIVDTNPFFPAHEEHQAYLDKNPSGYCNHFYRFKAWPSSKDEL, from the exons ATGGTGGCGCTGTCGAGCAAGCTTGCTCTGGGAGCTG GATGCTATTGGGGGACTGAAAAGTTTATTGTAAAGGATTTTCAGAAGCAATACCCCGGGTCCATTAAAAATGCCAAGGTCGGTTTCATGAGCCCCGATCCAAACGCAATGGAAAACCCCTCGTACCGCCAAGTTTGTTCCGGGGCGACCGGCCACGTGGAGGTTCTTTGGGTCGAATTAAAAGATCCCAGTACAACGTTTGAGCCGTTgattcgtttctttttccagtTTCACGACCCCACTACTCTGAACTCACAAGGAAATGATGTTGGTACTCAATACGCTTCGGCCATATTTTGCGAAGACGAGCCTCAGAAACGAATTGCGGAAAAGGTCAAAGCGGAACTGCAAGACCTTCTGGATGCTGGTAAAATTAGTAACTACCGGTCCAACAAAGTCGAGACAAGTATAGTTGATACCAACCCCTTTTTCCCAGCTCACGAGGAACACCAAGCGTACCTCGATAAAAACCCTTCTGGATACTGCAATCACTTTTACAGATTCAAAGCTTGGCCTTCGTCGAAAGACGAACTCTAA
- a CDS encoding predicted protein, with protein sequence VTEDPNIYTQEEIQDMLDMIHDGNLSTQIGGTPGAVSRGRSGGLKPIVKAYGIVGFIRFLDCYYLTLITKRAKVGSIGGNGIYTIKNTETVPVGLGLTNREIAELRYQGLYQVVDLSKSFFFSYTYDLTRSLQENFLATTTKPFPPPPFKDLYAWNHFLTKEFEGCLHSLTRYQWMVPIIHGAFVQRKINDYGRSLNLALIARRSRHFAGTRYLKRGASEQGKVANDVEHEQILHDESKSPSSGVFCSYLQVRGSIPTFWTQESSVTMPKPPIELNRVDPSYTASRLHFEDLMIRYSSPILVLDLVKQSEKREREVRVGNEYRHAVDFINNTIEDERHKIRYCALDYSHTSKHRNLDVSTSLNEVSTWAVNQTGFFCSSPKWKIVDGGFIEPFTVKDGEGAARLTDCLGVPAFPMEQTGVLRTNCIDCLDRTNVAQFSAGVEAMAQQLIVMGIRSQTKLDPTSNIVRVLIDMYVDIGDSIALQYGGSEAHKKVTADRSESTMAIGKHKELLTSIRRYYSNAFTDRLKQDAMYVEQVNAYGVPSVC encoded by the exons GTTACTGAGGATCCCAACATCTATACACAGGAGGAGATCCAGGATATGCTCGACATGATTCACGACGGCAATCTATCAACTCAAATAGGAGGAACTCCTGGTGCGGTGTCCAGAGGTCGCAGCGGGGGTTTAAAGCCCATTGTGAAAGCGTACGGAATTGTGGGCTTCATCCGCTTTCTGGACTGCTACTACTTGACTCTGATTACAAAACGGGCAAAGGTGGGAAGCATTGGTGGCAACGGCATCTATACAATAAAAAATACCGAGACAGTTCC CGTGGGATTGGGCCTGACGAACCGAGAAATTGCCGAATTACGGTATCAAGGGCTTTACCAAGTCGTTGACTTgtccaaatcctttttcttctcgtaTACATATG ACTTGACTAGGAGCTTACAAGAGAATTTCCTCGCTACTACGACAAAACCTTTCCCTCCTCCTCCATTTAAGGATCTGTATGCGTGGAACCATTTCTTGACGAAGGAGTTCGAAGGCTGTTTGCATTCACTGACTAGGTATCAATGGATGGTGCCAATCATCCATGGGGCCTTTGTTCAGCGCAAAATCAACGACTACGGGCGATCTTTGAACTTGGCATTGATTGCCCGACGGTCTCGGCATTTTGCAGGAACCAGATATTTGAAGCGTGGAGCCAGCGAACAAGGAAAGGTGGCCAACGATGTCGAGCATGAACAGATTCTACACGACGAGTCTAAATCGCCTTCTTCTGGTGTATTTTGCTCCTATCTTCAAGTTCGTGGATCAATTCCAACTTTTTGGACCCAAGAAAGTAGCGTTACTATGCCAAAGCCGCCCATCGAATTGAATCGCGTCGATCCCTCTTACACTGCCAGCAGGCTTCACTTTGAGGATTTGATGATACGTTACTCAAGTCCAATTCTTGTTCTTGATCTGGTAAAACAAAGTGAAAAGCGAGAGCGAGAAGTAAGAGTTGGAAATGAGTACAGACATGCTGTTGACTtcatcaacaacacaatTGAAGATGAACGACACAAAATTCGGTATTGCGCGCTGGATTACTCTCACACTAGTAAACACCGTAACTTGGATGTAAGCACATCTTTGAACGAGGTATCAACGTGGGCCGTAAACCAGACGGGGTTTTTTTGCTCGTCGCCTAAATGGAAAATTGTCGACGGTGGATTTATTGAGCCGTTCACTGTGAAGGACGGTGAAGGAGCTGCTCGTTTGACGGATTGTTTGGGTGTTCCAGCTTTTCCTATGGAACAGACCGGCGTACTTCGAACCAACTGTATCGA CTGTCTTGATCGAACAAACGTTGCACAGTTTAGTGCAGGCGTAGAAGCAATGGCACAGCAGCTCATAGTCATGGGTATCCGTTCGCAAACGAAGCTTGATCCCACTTCAAATATTGTTCGCGTTCTAATAGACATGTATGTGGACATCGGTGACAGCATTGCGCTGCAATATGGCGGCTCTGAAGCACATAAGAAGGTGACAGCTGATCGATCAGAATCGACAATGGCTATTGGCAAG CACAAAGAGCTCTTGACGTCGATTCGCAGATATTACAGCAACGCTTTTACGGACAGATTGAAACAAGACGCAATGTACGTAGAGCAGGTCAATGCATATGGAGTCCCCAGCGTTTGCTAA
- a CDS encoding predicted protein, with protein sequence MSRRGSILQPHEHDVLLGRGGKNNQALGNEKLREMARVEAENYRRSTKKGKSSISRKLVRQMRELDPPARFMKRNSDNSEWEDVGDEFAREKASQVLRDAVAGLPEITGSGDIGYDEERDTQPRLVTASRSRDSASRAYAEMQPTPTLQCIASSLPPPTPLAVGSRKRSRYSQHSEQQPTAYPRQGYAPHTPTVYSPPQYPYSYDHPGTYTPTHYSGFPARPPLPSFLHERINPRVATRPARVQNRDTSTASSLLGEIQEHATEFDLFNGELLASDTEEEVKESRAPSGYRRDSYGHPAPPWP encoded by the exons ATGTCCCGTCGAGGTAGCATCCTTCAGCCCCATGAGCACGATGTCTTGTTGGGACGAGGCGGCAAGAACAATCAGGCTCTGGGGAATGAAAAGCTACGAGAGATGGCTCGGGTGGAGGCGGAAAACTACCGGAgatcgacgaagaaaggGAAGTCAAGCATTTCTCGAAAACTGGTACGGCAGATGAGAGAACTTGATCCACCAGCGAG GTTTATGAAGAGAAATTCTGACAATTCAGAGTGGGAAGATGTAGGCGACGAGTTTGCGAGGGAGAAAGCTAGCCAGGTATTGCGGGACGCTGTTGCTGGGTTGCCTGAGATAACGGGAAGTGGCGATATTGGctacgacgaagaacgaGATACGCAGCCTCGTCTGGTGACAGCATCGCGTTCGAGAGACTCTGCCTCTAGAGCATACGCTGAAATGCAGCCTACTCCTACACTACAGTGTATAGCGTCGTCTTTGCCACCCCCTACTCCTCTTGCAGTGGGTTCACGCAAGCGGAGCCGCTACTCCCAACACTCGGAACAACAACCGACAGCATATCCGCGTCAAGGGTATGCTCCCCACACCCCCACTGTATACAGTCCTCCCCAATATCCTTATTCATACGACCACCCAGGCACTTATACGCCAACACACTATTCTGGCTTTCCAGCGCGTCCGCCGCTTCCGTCTTTTCTTCACGAACGCATCAACCCACGCGTGGCTACCCGGCCAGCACGGGTTCAAAACCGAGACACTTCTACGGCATCAAGCCTTTTAGGGGAGATTCAAGAGCACGCTACGGAGTTCGATTTGTTCAATGGGGAGTTATTGGCGAGCGATACAGAAGAGGAAGTAAAGGAATCACGAGCGCCATCTGGCTATCGCCGTGATTCCTACGGCCACCCAGCGCCACCGTGGCCGTAG
- a CDS encoding predicted protein, giving the protein MTAFSSEPNFSPTRVLTSGAGGKSRILTVQSEQNFPAECTAHVFSFLNLHDILRLGLCSVGTLKETLPTIYTRRQQMKQRYAYARNWKNLGIETSKQIGQLDNVKLQCTNTDWIPIPTVEERVDQLFKCLCSSHPQFSHVSELRLDLRVNFEAQLTLVCKQTKKLVFEDIFMLLRRLTRSPRLHSEILVHAIHSNPLDKESEDSNLLSHYIGDVLSVTYLMSQSHLRIVEGGPTNATFLKNLRRLPKGDSCYRSWVYMHSSILLCKSFSDEQRKRLGTPEFSGLSEMIPTDLYINDLFLSSVLTLVFNEFGPLGPAFRGRDLVRHADIPGRALFAFWMGNEQGETATNALEWMMLVHEQSRKARPMTVRAPVKRNYYWNNDNAELWWKSKRGLGRASNFQARPKTMSTPLLSRINRPGGHGKITKLHCSEDGVVDSLDVKYTVSGGFDTSLDPDLVKIYEELDRSGRKRRSREVFTVSGNKENLKGKKAEKTKKTKRDSFSTPGTQQSDARKPSCKRIRKLTKTSKRKTLVPVPVTDDNSNTPHGKDPVPKSISFRPQPALIVSPLPLEGSDSLPQRTYMLSNSKQLQDESPISKLSVDSSGDGEADVQQTILRLSPRSRALPTTLRSNQNSRAEKVVAHPDKRPKLLIQRAANFSKPLRKVYDDQVQDAKKFVSELVQVNAEETFTKNSPTENPEKTEKRSLFFAKLTDLLQSNDGMVARDALLQEIQGVRPVERFSSAEVEEYIAALVDDNKVMQSDGLLFMI; this is encoded by the exons ATGACAGCGTTTTCTTCGGAACCCAATTTCTCCCCGACCCGCGTTCTGACATCTGGAGCAGGAGGGAAGTCAAGAATTCTCACAGTCCAGTCGGAACAA AACTTCCCGGCCGAATGTACTGCGCATGTGTTTTCCTTCTTGAACCTCCATGACATTCTTCGGCTAGGTTTGTGCTCTGTTGGGACGTTGAAAGAAACCCTGCCAACCATTTACACTCGTCGGCAGCAGATGAAACAACGATACGCTTATGCTCGGAATTGGAAAAATCTGGGCATCGAAACAAGCAAACAAATAGGTCAGCTCGACAACGTCAAACTTCAGTGTACCAACACAGACTGGATTCCTATTCCCACCGTTGAAGAAAGAGTTGATCAACTTTTTAAATGCCTCTGCTCATCGCATCCGCAGTTTTCTCATGTATCGGAACTTCGACTTGATCTCCGAGTCAATTTTGAGGCTCAACTCACTCTCGTCTGTAAACAGACGAAGAAACTGGTATTTGAGGACATATTTATGTTGCTTCGTCGGCTCACGCGCAGTCCTCGACTTCATTCGGAGATTTTGGTTCATGCCATTCATTCGAACCCTCTTGACAAGGAAAGCGAGGACTCAAACTTGCTCAGTCACTATATAGGAGATGTGCTATCGGTCACCTACTTGATGAGTCAAAGCCATCTCCGCATTGTCGAAGGCGGGCCAACCAATGCCACGTTCCTGAAGAATCTACGTCGTCTTCCTAAGGGGGACTCATGCTATAGATCCTGGGTCTACATGCACAGCAGTATTCTACTGTGCAAGTCTTTTTCTGATGAACAACGAAAGCGACTCGGCACTCCGGAATTCTCAGGACTATCCGAAATGATCCCTACTGATTTAtacatcaatgatctcttCCTTTCCTCTGTCCTTACACTTGTCTTTAATGAATTTGGCCCACTAGGTCCTGCTTTTCGGGGACGCGATCTCGTCCGCCATGCCGACATCCCGGGCCGGGCTTTGTTCGCCTTCTGGATGGGCAATGAGCAAGGCGAGACGGCCACTAACGCGCTAGAATGGATGATGCTTGTGCACGAGCAATCGCGCAAAGCTCGACCCATGACGGTACGAGCACCGGTG AAACGGAACTACTATTGGAATAATGACAATGCTGAGCT ATGGTGGAAGTCCAAGCGCGGACTTGGGCGGG CTTCGAATTTTCAAGCGCGCCCTAAAACAATGTCGACACCTCTATTGAGCAGAATCAATCGCCCAGGAGGACACGGGAAAATCACCAAACTACACTGTAGCGAGGACGGCGTTGTGGACAGCTTAGATGTCAAATACACAGTTTCTGGCGGATTTGATACGTCTTTGGACCCCGATCTAGTGAAGATCTACGAAGAACTTGATCGAAGCGGTCGTAAACGTCGCTCGAGAGAAGTATTTACGGTATCAGGGAATAAGGAAAATTTGAAAGGGAAAAAAGCtgagaaaacgaaaaagaccaagagAGATTCCTTCAGTACTCCTGGGACTCAACAGAGCGACGCAAGGAAGCCCAGCTGCAAACGAATTCGGAAATTGACTAAGACTTCCAAGCGAAAAACTTTGGTGCCGGTTCCGGTTACCGATGACAATAGCAACACACCACACGGAAAGGACCCCGTGCCTAAATCGATTTCGTTCCGTCCTCAACCTGCCTTAATTGTGTCTCCCTTACCTCTGGAAGGATCTGACAGTCTGCCCCAACGAACTTATATGTTGTCTAATTCGAAGCAGCTCCAAGACGAATCTCCGATTTCGAAGTTGTCCGTCGACAGCTCGGGTGACGGAGAAGCCGACGTGCAGCAGACGATCCTAAGACTAAGCCCCCGAAGTCGAGCTCTTCCTACAACTTTACGCAGCAACCAAAATTCGAGGGCCGAAAAAGTAGTCGCACATCCAGACAAACGGCCAAAGCTTTTGATCCAGCGCGCGGCTAATTTTAGCAAGCCTCTTCGGAAAGTTTACGATGACCAAGTCCAAGACGCGAAGAAGTTTGTTTCGGAACTTGTTCAAGTGAATGCAGAAGAAACCTTCACAAAAAACTCGCCAACAGAAAACCCAGAGAAGACCGAAAAGCGATCTCTCTTCTTTGCAAAACTAACTGATTTGTTGCAAAGCAACGACGGTATGGTTGCGCGTGACGCGCTGCTGCAAGAAATACAAGGCGTCAGGCCGGTAGAACGGTTCTCGTCTGCAGAGGTGGAAGAATACATTGCCGCtctcgtcgacgacaacaaggTAATGCAAAGCGATGGTCTCCTTTTTATGATCTAG